A single region of the Gephyromycinifex aptenodytis genome encodes:
- a CDS encoding sodium:proton antiporter, with protein sequence MDYPWWTIIPFVIMLGSIAVLPLLPATAHRWEKPSFQLTLALCLGIPVAIGVWLLAGEPIAVVHALIEYAQFITLLASLFVVSGAIFLAGDIRATPRNNTLFLAVGGVMASFIGTTGAAMLLIRPLLNTNHERRYRMHTVIFTIFVVANCGGLLTPLGDPPLFLGMLRGVPFEWTFRLFPEWLFVNGMLLASYYLLDRRLYAQEDPETITYDAETVTPLGVRGPVAFLWFATIVVAVAFLPSINLHLIEIRQATWVHWVPWREIVMIIAAALSYVIGDRRVRFEDNQFTWAPILEVAALFIGIFLTMIPALKYLAQVAPSMPLDHITFFYFTGGLSAVLDNAPTYATFFEMARNLPGYPRVANVPEVFLVSISLGSVLCGAITYIGNGPNFMVKSVAEKRGVQMPSFGGYVVQSFTHLVPILVAMVLIFIAHSLLAHALGVALAAAILLLAWVRSRRAQAAGVPATIRR encoded by the coding sequence ATGGACTATCCGTGGTGGACGATCATCCCATTCGTCATCATGTTGGGCTCGATCGCGGTCTTGCCGCTACTGCCAGCCACCGCCCACCGATGGGAGAAACCCTCCTTTCAGCTGACTTTGGCTCTGTGCCTGGGAATCCCGGTGGCGATCGGGGTCTGGTTGCTTGCCGGGGAGCCCATCGCGGTGGTCCACGCCCTCATCGAGTACGCGCAATTCATCACGTTGTTGGCGTCGCTGTTTGTGGTCTCCGGGGCGATCTTCCTCGCCGGTGACATTCGTGCCACCCCGCGTAACAACACCCTCTTCCTCGCCGTCGGCGGGGTCATGGCGTCTTTCATCGGCACCACCGGGGCCGCGATGCTGCTCATCCGGCCGCTGCTCAACACCAACCATGAGCGGCGCTACCGGATGCACACGGTCATCTTCACGATCTTCGTCGTCGCCAACTGTGGTGGCCTGCTCACCCCGTTGGGTGACCCGCCGCTGTTCCTTGGAATGCTGCGCGGGGTGCCGTTCGAGTGGACCTTCCGGCTCTTCCCGGAATGGCTGTTCGTCAACGGCATGCTGCTGGCCAGCTACTACCTGCTCGACCGCCGGTTGTACGCCCAAGAAGACCCGGAAACCATCACCTACGACGCCGAAACCGTCACACCGCTTGGGGTACGCGGCCCGGTCGCGTTCCTGTGGTTCGCCACCATCGTTGTCGCCGTCGCGTTCCTACCCTCGATCAACCTGCACCTGATCGAGATTCGCCAAGCCACCTGGGTGCACTGGGTGCCCTGGCGCGAGATCGTGATGATCATCGCCGCGGCGCTGTCCTATGTCATCGGCGACAGGCGAGTGCGCTTCGAGGACAACCAGTTCACCTGGGCGCCGATCCTGGAGGTCGCAGCCCTATTCATCGGCATCTTCCTGACCATGATCCCGGCGTTGAAGTACCTGGCCCAGGTTGCTCCCTCCATGCCCCTGGACCACATCACGTTCTTCTACTTCACCGGCGGACTCTCGGCGGTGTTGGACAACGCGCCCACCTACGCCACGTTCTTCGAGATGGCGCGCAACCTGCCGGGCTACCCCCGAGTGGCGAACGTGCCGGAGGTCTTCCTGGTCTCGATCAGCCTGGGTTCGGTGCTGTGCGGGGCGATCACCTACATCGGCAACGGCCCGAACTTCATGGTCAAGTCCGTCGCCGAGAAGCGCGGTGTGCAGATGCCGTCCTTCGGCGGGTACGTCGTGCAATCGTTCACCCACCTGGTGCCGATCCTGGTCGCGATGGTGCTCATCTTCATCGCGCACTCCCTGCTGGCGCACGCGCTCGGGGTCGCCCTGGCCGCGGCGATTCTGCTCCTGGCCTGGGTGCGAAGCCGACGTGCGCAAGCCGCAGGCGTGCCGGCAACGATTCGGCGCTGA
- a CDS encoding DEAD/DEAH box helicase, with protein sequence MLDDFGRLGVPAPLVKVLTKAGITTPTPIQAATLPDSLAGRDVLGRGRTGSGKTYAFLLPMLARLAQNPAPRKPKSPRALVLVPTRELARQIEAALAPLAEVMGMRTLVVFGGVGANPQVQGLRRGVDILIACPGRLEDLMSQGHCRLDAVEIAVLDEADHMADLGFLPVVKRLLDRTPSDGQRLLFSATLDTGVDVLVRRYLHNPVTHHADSAQSPISNMDHHVLHIGEGDRLGIVAALTGGTARTVVFTRTKHGAKKLARQLNNCGVNAVELHGNLSQNARTRHLDAFHSGEATTLVATDIAARGIHVDDVGLVLHADPPVEHKAYLHRSGRTARAGAAGTVVTLMTDAQVHDVRALTKAAGINPTMTRVDPSHPLLGSLAPLGSAGMGVAPVLREPAGSAAAPRSGGSENSGRNDARNRPRRKPRSNSGEGSGQSRTSAPRTEQRGSTPRPARSESRSAAVGSGVRSASTRTSSAASFSTRTAVGGRR encoded by the coding sequence GTGCTTGACGACTTTGGGCGCCTTGGTGTGCCCGCTCCTTTGGTGAAGGTCCTGACCAAGGCCGGCATCACCACCCCCACCCCGATCCAGGCAGCCACGCTTCCTGACTCGCTGGCAGGACGCGATGTTCTCGGTCGCGGACGCACCGGCTCCGGTAAGACGTACGCGTTCTTGCTGCCGATGCTGGCCCGATTGGCGCAGAACCCCGCCCCGCGCAAGCCCAAGAGCCCGCGCGCGCTGGTTCTGGTTCCCACCCGCGAACTCGCTCGTCAGATCGAGGCCGCGCTGGCTCCGTTGGCCGAGGTCATGGGGATGCGCACGCTCGTCGTCTTCGGCGGCGTCGGTGCCAACCCTCAGGTGCAAGGACTGCGACGCGGCGTCGACATCCTCATCGCCTGCCCCGGACGGTTGGAGGACCTGATGTCTCAGGGTCACTGCCGCCTGGACGCGGTAGAGATCGCCGTTCTGGATGAAGCCGACCACATGGCCGACCTCGGGTTCCTGCCCGTGGTCAAGCGCCTGCTGGACCGGACTCCCTCCGATGGTCAGCGACTGCTCTTCTCCGCGACCCTAGACACGGGCGTCGACGTCCTCGTTCGCCGCTACCTGCACAACCCGGTGACCCACCACGCCGACTCGGCGCAGTCGCCCATCTCGAACATGGACCACCACGTCCTGCACATCGGGGAGGGAGACCGACTGGGGATCGTGGCCGCCCTGACCGGTGGCACGGCCCGCACCGTCGTCTTCACCCGCACCAAGCACGGGGCGAAGAAACTGGCCCGGCAGCTGAACAATTGCGGCGTCAACGCCGTCGAACTGCACGGGAACCTCAGCCAGAATGCTCGTACCCGCCACCTGGATGCCTTCCACTCCGGTGAAGCGACGACCCTTGTCGCCACCGACATCGCCGCGCGCGGCATCCACGTCGATGACGTCGGCCTCGTGCTGCACGCCGACCCGCCGGTCGAGCACAAGGCATACCTGCACCGTTCCGGGCGTACTGCACGGGCCGGGGCGGCAGGCACCGTTGTCACCTTGATGACCGACGCGCAAGTCCATGATGTCCGGGCGCTGACCAAGGCCGCCGGGATCAACCCGACGATGACTCGGGTCGATCCCTCGCACCCGCTGTTGGGGAGCCTCGCTCCGCTCGGCTCTGCCGGAATGGGCGTCGCGCCGGTTCTGCGTGAGCCTGCCGGCAGCGCTGCGGCACCGCGATCAGGAGGCTCCGAGAACTCCGGGCGCAACGATGCTCGCAACCGCCCGCGTCGCAAGCCGCGTTCGAACTCCGGCGAGGGTTCTGGGCAGTCGCGGACCTCAGCGCCGCGCACCGAACAGCGCGGCTCCACCCCGCGCCCGGCGCGTTCTGAATCGCGTTCGGCGGCAGTGGGCTCTGGTGTCCGCTCGGCCAGCACCCGCACCAGCAGTGCAGCCTCGTTCTCGACCCGCACCGCAGTCGGCGGTCGTCGCTGA
- a CDS encoding AraC family transcriptional regulator, with product MARHLDKPTGPEQSMAELTEELREALPDAMLTLVNELTSTMFCIKDARGRYVAVNPTFVLRTNVSSPRQVIGRTARELFVLELAERYETQDAQVLATGKALRNELEMIRPPGAQARWYLTSKVPLFSAGAVVGLVSLSQDLGGDAVDDPAMVSLTRVVDYIQEHLDSQIRVAELAAEAGCSVDTLERRVRRVFHRSPGQLVLTARIDRAMTLLSSTDDPIADIASACGFYDQSAFSRTFARLTGRTPAHFRRESRR from the coding sequence ATGGCACGCCATCTCGACAAACCGACCGGGCCCGAGCAATCGATGGCCGAACTCACGGAGGAACTCCGTGAGGCGCTGCCCGATGCCATGCTCACTCTCGTCAACGAACTGACGAGCACGATGTTCTGTATCAAGGACGCGCGCGGCCGGTATGTAGCGGTGAATCCCACCTTCGTGCTGCGCACCAACGTCTCTTCGCCGCGGCAGGTCATCGGACGCACCGCCCGGGAACTCTTCGTCCTGGAGCTGGCCGAACGATACGAGACCCAGGACGCGCAAGTCCTGGCCACCGGCAAGGCGCTGCGCAACGAGTTGGAGATGATCCGCCCGCCCGGTGCCCAGGCGCGCTGGTATCTGACCTCCAAGGTGCCGCTGTTCAGCGCCGGGGCGGTCGTGGGGTTGGTTTCCCTATCCCAAGACCTGGGTGGAGACGCGGTCGACGACCCGGCGATGGTCTCCCTGACCCGCGTCGTGGACTACATCCAGGAACATCTCGACAGCCAGATCCGGGTTGCCGAGCTGGCGGCTGAGGCCGGGTGCAGCGTCGACACTCTGGAACGTCGGGTACGTCGGGTGTTCCATCGCAGCCCCGGCCAGTTGGTGCTGACCGCCCGGATCGATCGCGCGATGACCTTGTTGAGCAGCACCGATGATCCGATCGCCGACATCGCCAGCGCCTGCGGGTTCTACGACCAATCGGCCTTCTCGCGTACCTTCGCCCGGCTCACCGGGCGCACCCCGGCGCACTTCCGACGCGAATCACGCCGGTGA
- a CDS encoding proline dehydrogenase family protein: protein MDDASHGTAPTDRTALAADGSSDALAALTPFVEDAVSLARAWAQATEEGETPTEKATSGQLAALVRDQAGLDFAVRFVDRVARPEDNAVAARELSRLSTKNASGFLAGPDRAMLGLGSLVAPLAPPVVVPLARRRLKAMVGHLVGDSTDPALSRHLAAARAEGYRLNVNLLGEAVLGEKEAASRTQRTADLLARDDVDYVSIKVSSLVSQISTWDTEGTVERCLDRLRPLYRIANNKSPKSFVNLDMEEYRDLDMTMELFMRLLSEEEFRDLEAGIVLQAYLPDALPALEKLIEFSKRRRAEGGAGIKVRLVKGANLAMEQVEAAIHGWEQAPYHSKQEVDANYLRCVERGLREDAAGGPNPALRLGVASHNLYNIAIAHLLAKSRGTTDSLDIEMLQGMAPAQSRAVKQAVGTVLLYTPVVAPKDFDVAVSYLIRRLEENATPENFLHAIFTDPDASSDSGHEGGHGAHDDAMAEQERRFRASVQAVPTTSLGAQRSSERPEIGTVFENASDSDPALPSVREWALDALRADPLELTSPVLSTEEEVDEVVARARGAHESWAARPAKERAEILREAARKMEQRRGTFLTVMAAEGGKTVEQADPEVSEAIDFATYYADSAIEIERGLSADGARMTPSPVVLITPPWNFPVAIPLGGVTAALAAGSSVIIKPAHPTPGCVEVGVEALHEAGVPAEVLQVVRAGERTAGRALVSHRDVETVILTGSTETARLFGGWRLKHPHGPRVYGETSGKNALIITPSADIDLAVADLVKSAFGHAGQKCSAASLAILVGSVATSERFRRQLVDAVESLRVGWPYDIGTTMGPIIEEPEGKLRRALTTLEPGESWLVKPRQLDDTGRLWSPGLKEGVQPGSFFHLTEVFGPVLGLMTARSLDEAIELQNATAFGLTGGLHSLDEREIAQWKDQVEVGNGYINRHITGAIVRRQSFGGWKASSVGPGAKAGGPNYVAQMGRWENAGAPSSLGESSAEVRAALRTFLALLPEREERTWLRTAAGSDAYAWDTVFSREVDDSELVVESNIFRYRPYPRVWLRTEPGARLVEALRLVLGAMVTGTDLRISLDPATSAHLKALDGSDDQVDEALRLLARWVDRAESSDDFLVRVERGEVQGRVRLVGQNPSLLTGLREEELNGDITLFDGPVLATGRRELLPLMREQALSQTMHRFGHLAKGAATGW from the coding sequence ATGGATGACGCTTCGCACGGCACTGCCCCTACCGACCGCACCGCGCTTGCGGCCGACGGCTCCAGCGACGCGCTGGCTGCTCTCACCCCATTCGTCGAAGACGCAGTTAGCCTGGCCCGCGCCTGGGCCCAGGCCACCGAAGAGGGGGAGACCCCCACGGAGAAGGCCACGAGTGGCCAACTCGCTGCCCTGGTGCGCGACCAAGCAGGACTCGACTTCGCGGTCCGCTTTGTAGACCGGGTGGCGCGCCCTGAAGACAACGCGGTCGCCGCCCGGGAACTGTCTCGGTTGAGCACCAAGAACGCATCCGGTTTCCTCGCCGGCCCCGACCGGGCGATGCTCGGGCTCGGCTCCCTGGTGGCGCCGCTGGCCCCGCCGGTGGTCGTACCGCTGGCCCGGCGCCGCCTCAAGGCCATGGTCGGGCACCTGGTCGGCGACTCCACCGACCCCGCGCTCAGCCGGCACCTGGCCGCGGCCCGCGCCGAGGGCTACCGACTCAACGTCAACCTGCTCGGTGAGGCCGTCCTCGGTGAGAAAGAGGCGGCCTCCCGCACCCAGCGCACCGCCGACCTACTCGCTCGGGACGATGTCGACTACGTCTCGATCAAGGTCAGCTCCTTGGTCAGCCAGATCTCGACCTGGGACACCGAGGGAACCGTGGAACGGTGCCTGGACCGCCTACGCCCGCTGTACCGCATTGCGAACAACAAGAGCCCCAAGTCCTTCGTCAACCTCGACATGGAGGAGTACCGCGACCTCGACATGACGATGGAGCTGTTCATGCGGCTCCTGTCCGAGGAAGAGTTCCGGGACCTGGAGGCGGGGATCGTGCTGCAGGCCTACCTGCCTGACGCGCTACCGGCCTTGGAGAAGCTCATCGAGTTCTCCAAGCGGCGCCGAGCCGAAGGTGGAGCAGGCATCAAGGTCCGCCTGGTCAAGGGCGCGAACCTGGCGATGGAGCAGGTCGAGGCGGCCATCCACGGCTGGGAGCAGGCCCCTTACCACTCCAAGCAGGAGGTCGACGCCAACTACCTCCGCTGCGTCGAACGCGGGTTGCGTGAGGACGCCGCCGGTGGGCCCAACCCGGCCCTGCGCCTCGGCGTGGCCAGCCACAACCTGTACAACATCGCCATCGCCCACCTGCTGGCAAAGTCTCGGGGAACCACCGACTCCCTGGACATCGAGATGCTGCAGGGCATGGCGCCGGCCCAGTCCCGAGCGGTGAAGCAGGCCGTGGGGACGGTTCTGCTGTACACCCCGGTCGTGGCGCCCAAGGACTTCGACGTCGCGGTCAGCTACTTGATCCGCCGCCTGGAGGAGAACGCGACCCCCGAGAACTTCCTGCACGCGATCTTCACTGACCCGGACGCGTCGAGCGACAGCGGTCACGAGGGTGGTCACGGCGCTCACGACGACGCGATGGCCGAACAGGAACGACGTTTCCGCGCCTCGGTGCAGGCCGTGCCGACGACCTCGCTCGGAGCCCAGCGCAGCAGCGAACGACCCGAGATCGGCACCGTGTTCGAGAACGCCTCGGACTCCGACCCGGCGCTGCCGAGCGTGCGTGAATGGGCCCTGGACGCGCTGCGCGCCGACCCCCTTGAGTTGACCTCCCCGGTCTTGAGCACCGAGGAAGAGGTCGATGAGGTCGTAGCCCGGGCGCGCGGCGCCCACGAAAGCTGGGCCGCCCGCCCCGCGAAGGAACGCGCCGAGATCTTGCGGGAGGCCGCCCGCAAGATGGAGCAACGCCGCGGCACGTTCCTGACCGTGATGGCCGCCGAAGGTGGCAAAACAGTTGAACAGGCGGACCCGGAAGTCTCCGAGGCGATCGACTTCGCCACCTACTACGCCGACTCTGCGATCGAGATCGAACGCGGCCTGAGCGCCGACGGTGCCCGGATGACTCCGAGCCCGGTCGTGCTCATCACCCCGCCGTGGAACTTCCCGGTCGCGATCCCGCTCGGTGGCGTGACTGCGGCACTGGCCGCCGGTTCCAGCGTCATCATCAAGCCGGCGCACCCGACCCCCGGCTGCGTCGAGGTCGGAGTCGAAGCGCTGCACGAGGCGGGAGTGCCCGCCGAGGTTCTGCAGGTGGTCCGCGCCGGTGAACGCACCGCCGGCCGGGCGCTGGTCAGCCACCGCGATGTCGAGACCGTCATCCTGACCGGGTCCACCGAAACCGCGCGGCTTTTCGGCGGGTGGCGGTTGAAGCACCCGCACGGCCCCCGCGTCTACGGCGAGACCTCGGGCAAGAACGCTCTCATCATCACCCCGTCCGCAGACATCGACCTGGCGGTCGCTGACCTGGTGAAGTCGGCCTTCGGTCACGCCGGGCAGAAATGCTCCGCGGCTTCGTTGGCGATCCTGGTCGGCTCAGTGGCCACTTCGGAGCGCTTCCGTCGGCAGCTCGTCGATGCGGTGGAGTCGCTGCGGGTGGGTTGGCCGTACGACATCGGCACGACGATGGGCCCCATCATCGAGGAGCCGGAGGGCAAACTGCGTCGCGCCCTGACGACCTTGGAGCCGGGGGAGAGCTGGTTGGTCAAGCCCCGCCAGCTCGATGACACCGGCCGGTTGTGGTCACCGGGGTTGAAGGAGGGCGTGCAGCCCGGTTCGTTCTTCCACCTGACCGAAGTCTTCGGTCCGGTGCTCGGCTTGATGACCGCCCGCAGCCTGGACGAGGCCATCGAACTGCAGAACGCGACGGCCTTCGGCCTCACCGGCGGGCTGCACAGTCTCGACGAACGCGAGATCGCGCAGTGGAAGGACCAGGTGGAGGTCGGCAACGGCTACATCAACCGCCACATCACCGGCGCCATCGTGCGCCGGCAGAGCTTCGGCGGCTGGAAGGCCAGCTCGGTCGGACCGGGCGCCAAAGCCGGAGGCCCGAACTACGTCGCCCAGATGGGTCGGTGGGAAAACGCCGGTGCGCCCTCCAGCCTCGGCGAGAGCTCGGCGGAGGTGCGCGCCGCACTGCGGACCTTCCTCGCGCTTCTGCCCGAACGCGAGGAGCGCACCTGGCTGCGCACCGCCGCCGGCAGCGACGCCTACGCCTGGGACACGGTGTTCTCCCGTGAGGTCGACGATTCCGAACTCGTCGTGGAGAGCAACATCTTCCGCTACCGGCCCTACCCGCGGGTGTGGCTGCGGACGGAGCCGGGTGCTCGCCTGGTGGAAGCTCTGCGGCTGGTTCTCGGTGCCATGGTCACCGGCACCGACCTGCGGATCTCGCTGGACCCCGCGACCAGCGCGCACTTGAAGGCGCTGGATGGTAGCGACGACCAGGTCGATGAAGCGCTGCGACTGCTGGCCCGCTGGGTGGACCGTGCTGAGAGCAGTGACGACTTCCTGGTGCGCGTCGAACGCGGCGAGGTCCAGGGCCGGGTGCGCCTGGTGGGGCAGAACCCCAGTCTGCTCACGGGGCTGCGCGAAGAGGAGCTCAACGGTGACATCACGCTCTTCGACGGACCGGTGCTGGCCACCGGCCGCCGGGAGCTGCTGCCCCTGATGCGCGAGCAGGCCCTCAGCCAGACGATGCACCGCTTCGGCCACTTGGCCAAGGGAGCCGCCACCGGCTGGTGA